One window of Chryseobacterium indologenes genomic DNA carries:
- a CDS encoding bacteriocin-like protein: protein MKNLKKLSREKAKQVNGGSMERCSETNPCAVGWCCFGICSPFICLE, encoded by the coding sequence ATGAAAAATCTAAAGAAACTCAGCAGAGAAAAAGCAAAACAAGTTAATGGAGGATCCATGGAACGATGTAGCGAAACCAATCCCTGTGCTGTTGGATGGTGCTGCTTCGGAATCTGTTCACCCTTCATCTGTCTTGAATAG